The Megasphaera elsdenii DSM 20460 genome includes the window AACCACTGCGCTGTTTCATCATCAGCCGCGATACGGCCTTGGTGCAGTGGAAGGCCCCGTTGAGGTTGGTATTGAGGACGGCCTGCCAATCTTCTTCTTTCATGATCATGAGCAGCCCGTCGCGGGTGATGCCCGCATTATTGACTAAAATATCGACGCGGCCCCATTCTTTCTTGACCGCTTTTACCATATCGGCAACCGCTTTTTCATCAGAGACATCGCACTGGATGGCCATGGCCTGGACGCCTTTTTCTTCGACGGCCTGCTTCGTTTCTTCAGCAGCCTTCGTATTGCCGGCATAGATGATGGCGACGCTGGCGCCGGCTTCAGCCAGGGCCAGGGCAACGGCGCGGCCGATGCCGCGGGAGCCGCCAGTGACGATTGCAGTTTTCCCTGTTAAGTGCATTTTATCGAACCTCCTGGAAAAATTCAAGCGTTTTCTGCAAGGAAGGAATATC containing:
- the fabG gene encoding 3-oxoacyl-[acyl-carrier-protein] reductase — encoded protein: MHLTGKTAIVTGGSRGIGRAVALALAEAGASVAIIYAGNTKAAEETKQAVEEKGVQAMAIQCDVSDEKAVADMVKAVKKEWGRVDILVNNAGITRDGLLMIMKEEDWQAVLNTNLNGAFHCTKAVSRLMMKQRSGSIINITSVVGETGNAGQANYAAAKAGLIGFTKSVAKELASRNIRCNAVAPGCIATDMTAVLGEEAVDAMVKTIPMGRVAQPEEVAKAVLFLASDDASYITGQTLNVDGGMVM